The Hymenobacter sp. GOD-10R genome includes a window with the following:
- a CDS encoding SusD/RagB family nutrient-binding outer membrane lipoprotein, whose amino-acid sequence MKQTSFLRYSLAAVFAFAAASCDKDKFLDVNNNPNLPLTVPPTVLLTGAEASTGFVVGNELGRVTELFIQHTAGINNQPRTYDTYQIRGNYDNQWNNELYGGTLINLQQIINATQETSPAYAGAAKILKAYNFALTTDLWGDIPYSQALQGNLDAPNFAPRFDTQQDIYQGNTSLGVQSLFDLVKEGLADLDKTSVLKPGADDLVYQGNLTRWKKFGNTLLLKLANTISKKNPTLATSIINEVLAKGTAALIVDNADDFQVPYGTAVGNQNPFYAYNYVNRPDDQMMSQRFLDSLRVKDDPRLPSFFTTTPANSAATNTSRGIFTGYDNGSTATVPVRANRSRFSTYVIGTSGEAPVRLVTNFQRAFILAESALILKTAGDPQALFQEGIRASMAKAGISATDIAAYFTANPRIVILAGSDQHKLNQIITQKWIAWTGNGYEAYNDFRRTGYPRLALTTNPSSESPTSIPVRLYYPNVEISSNVSNIPTPQPLTNVPVWWDVP is encoded by the coding sequence ATGAAGCAAACCTCTTTTCTTCGATATTCCTTGGCGGCCGTTTTTGCATTCGCCGCTGCCAGCTGCGACAAGGACAAATTCTTGGATGTCAACAACAACCCTAACCTGCCGCTGACCGTGCCGCCCACGGTGCTCTTGACCGGCGCAGAGGCCTCTACCGGCTTTGTAGTGGGCAACGAGCTAGGTCGGGTGACGGAGCTGTTCATTCAGCACACCGCCGGCATCAACAACCAGCCGCGGACGTATGACACCTACCAAATTCGCGGCAACTACGACAACCAGTGGAACAACGAGCTTTACGGCGGCACCCTGATCAACTTGCAGCAGATCATTAACGCCACGCAGGAAACGAGTCCTGCTTACGCCGGCGCGGCAAAGATCCTGAAGGCGTACAACTTCGCCCTAACCACCGACTTATGGGGCGATATTCCTTATTCGCAGGCATTGCAAGGCAACCTAGATGCACCAAACTTCGCTCCGCGCTTCGACACGCAGCAGGATATCTACCAGGGCAACACGAGCCTAGGTGTGCAAAGCTTGTTTGACCTGGTGAAAGAAGGCCTCGCCGACCTGGATAAGACCAGCGTGCTCAAGCCCGGTGCCGACGACCTAGTGTACCAGGGCAACCTAACTAGGTGGAAAAAATTCGGTAACACCTTGTTGCTCAAGCTAGCCAATACCATCAGCAAGAAGAATCCAACGCTGGCTACCTCCATCATCAACGAGGTGCTGGCGAAAGGCACGGCCGCCCTTATCGTCGACAACGCCGATGACTTTCAGGTGCCGTATGGTACGGCGGTGGGTAACCAGAATCCTTTCTACGCCTACAACTACGTCAACCGCCCTGATGACCAGATGATGAGTCAGCGGTTCTTGGATTCGTTGCGGGTGAAGGATGATCCGCGGCTGCCGTCGTTCTTCACAACCACGCCGGCCAACTCAGCGGCTACCAACACGTCGCGGGGCATCTTCACGGGGTATGATAACGGCAGTACGGCCACGGTGCCCGTTCGAGCTAACCGCTCGCGCTTCAGTACTTATGTAATCGGAACGAGTGGCGAGGCGCCTGTGCGCTTAGTTACCAACTTTCAGCGGGCGTTTATTCTGGCCGAGTCGGCGTTGATTTTGAAAACGGCTGGTGATCCGCAGGCGCTGTTTCAGGAGGGCATTCGGGCTTCTATGGCGAAGGCCGGCATTTCAGCAACGGACATTGCGGCTTACTTCACCGCTAACCCTCGTATCGTTATACTCGCCGGCTCCGATCAGCACAAGCTCAACCAGATCATCACGCAAAAGTGGATTGCCTGGACCGGCAATGGCTATGAGGCTTACAACGACTTTCGCCGCACGGGATACCCGCGTTTGGCATTGACCACCAACCCTAGCTCGGAAAGCCCGACCTCTATTCCGGTGCGTTTGTATTACCCCAACGTGGAAATCTCGTCCAACGTGTCCAACATTCCCACGCCGCAGCCCCTGACCAACGTGCCGGTGTGGTGGGATGTGCCTTAG
- a CDS encoding DUF983 domain-containing protein, whose translation MKPIESSTLAMLDQRCPRCHQGPLFTHSAFNLTHFTDMPERCPVCGQLYEIEPGFYWGAMYISFAFGTGIMLVVGVLLYYLAGDPDTWVYVTCVSIGVLLTCTLSLRYSRTIMLYLFGGVRYDPDWASAPSRRH comes from the coding sequence ATGAAACCCATCGAATCTTCCACGCTAGCCATGCTGGATCAGCGCTGCCCGCGCTGCCACCAGGGGCCTTTGTTTACGCACAGCGCTTTCAACCTAACGCACTTTACCGACATGCCAGAGCGCTGCCCCGTGTGCGGACAGCTCTATGAAATTGAGCCGGGCTTTTACTGGGGTGCGATGTACATCAGCTTTGCCTTTGGTACCGGCATCATGCTGGTTGTGGGCGTCTTGCTTTACTACCTAGCCGGCGACCCCGACACCTGGGTGTATGTCACATGCGTTTCAATTGGGGTGCTGCTCACTTGTACGCTGTCGTTGCGCTACTCGCGCACCATCATGCTGTACCTGTTTGGGGGCGTGCGCTACGATCCTGATTGGGCTAGCGCTCCTTCGCGCCGTCACTAA
- a CDS encoding helix-turn-helix transcriptional regulator, with protein sequence MKASDLPVLAITSFPQQSRQRKPYYVEQLPAHAAKFPGLSLPHSHDFYLLLYVTQGHGTHTIDLITYELQPDSLFFMTPGQVHSLQLQADAQGFIVFFDPSFYLFRYPGSRLYDYPFFDTTQPPVLYLPSPENEFAPLFERMFGENASQHDNQADVFRSYVYLCLELAARHYQHTTRHEALYGQQQIRAFGQLLNQHFRTVRTVGAYAELLHLSANHLNAVCRRVLNKTASTLIHERVIMEAQRLLSHSAKSVAQIADDLGFDDASYFSRYFRKYTGLTPEVFRHQR encoded by the coding sequence ATGAAGGCTTCCGATTTACCTGTACTGGCCATCACGTCATTTCCGCAGCAGTCGAGGCAGCGCAAGCCTTACTATGTGGAGCAGCTACCGGCGCACGCGGCCAAGTTCCCTGGCCTGAGCTTGCCGCACAGCCACGACTTCTACCTGTTGCTGTACGTGACGCAGGGCCACGGCACGCACACCATCGACCTGATAACCTACGAATTACAACCGGACAGCCTGTTTTTTATGACTCCGGGCCAAGTGCACAGCTTGCAGCTCCAGGCCGATGCGCAAGGCTTCATCGTGTTTTTCGACCCTAGCTTCTACCTGTTTCGCTACCCCGGCAGCCGCCTCTACGACTATCCATTTTTCGACACGACGCAGCCGCCGGTGCTGTACTTACCTAGCCCAGAAAACGAATTTGCGCCGCTGTTTGAGCGGATGTTTGGCGAAAATGCCAGTCAACACGACAACCAAGCCGACGTGTTTCGGTCGTACGTGTACCTGTGCTTGGAGCTAGCTGCTCGCCACTACCAGCACACCACCCGCCACGAGGCGCTCTATGGGCAGCAGCAGATCCGGGCTTTCGGGCAGTTGCTCAACCAGCACTTTCGCACCGTGCGCACGGTGGGCGCCTACGCCGAGCTGCTACACCTTTCGGCCAACCACCTGAACGCCGTGTGCCGGCGCGTGCTGAACAAAACAGCTAGCACGCTCATTCACGAGCGGGTGATAATGGAAGCCCAACGCCTCCTCTCCCACTCCGCAAAGTCGGTGGCGCAGATAGCCGACGACCTAGGTTTTGATGATGCTTCCTACTTTAGCCGCTACTTCCGCAAGTACACCGGCCTCACGCCCGAGGTCTTTCGCCACCAGCGTTGA
- a CDS encoding AraC family transcriptional regulator, with protein sequence MRVAVTPDVLLLYAVLAQAVFAAGLLWFAPHNRLPNRFLALLMFAMALWSFDGLLRAANVYGQDANWYFKPIYYSFAFGPLLYFYVQSLINHAFRFRPRHWWHFGPVLVQAALYWWLTFQPYTTKLWFWENVHQPYTYRVEFIGTWVSLLVYLGLSLRLLQRYQRWLPDNFSETSQLRLSWLRVLLLALGIVSAQWLVEVILREFFDLYYAYDYSTWLLGGVVLLIGVVGLRQANMAAVNFAPEEASTEPEDSENEAVVRSVQRSGLGAPPPSTPVISETAVEVPRQAAVVEPAVMARLQRALEEEQLYLNPTLSLAELSAHTGLAPRLISFTVNNGFNQSFNDLVNSYRVEAVKRRLANPADVARLTLLGIAYECGFNSKTTFNRIFKQFTGVAPSEYGRGT encoded by the coding sequence ATGCGCGTCGCCGTTACGCCCGATGTTCTGCTGTTGTATGCCGTGTTGGCGCAGGCGGTTTTTGCGGCTGGCTTGCTGTGGTTTGCCCCGCACAACCGGCTGCCTAATCGGTTTCTGGCCTTGCTGATGTTTGCTATGGCTCTGTGGTCGTTCGACGGGCTGCTGCGCGCGGCTAATGTGTACGGGCAAGACGCTAACTGGTACTTCAAACCGATTTATTACTCCTTCGCTTTCGGGCCGCTGCTGTACTTCTACGTGCAGAGCTTGATCAACCATGCTTTCCGTTTTCGGCCGCGGCACTGGTGGCATTTTGGACCCGTGCTGGTGCAAGCTGCGCTGTATTGGTGGCTCACTTTTCAGCCGTACACCACTAAGCTTTGGTTTTGGGAAAACGTGCACCAGCCGTACACCTACCGGGTGGAGTTTATCGGCACTTGGGTGTCGCTGCTGGTGTACCTAGGGTTGAGCTTGCGTCTGCTGCAACGATACCAGCGCTGGCTGCCCGACAATTTCTCCGAGACGTCGCAGCTGCGGCTTTCGTGGCTGCGCGTGCTGCTGCTGGCCCTCGGTATCGTGAGTGCGCAGTGGCTGGTAGAAGTCATACTGCGCGAGTTCTTCGACCTGTACTATGCCTATGACTATTCGACCTGGCTGCTCGGTGGGGTGGTACTGCTGATCGGGGTGGTGGGGTTGCGGCAGGCGAACATGGCAGCCGTGAACTTCGCTCCCGAAGAAGCCTCGACCGAGCCGGAAGATTCAGAAAATGAAGCTGTTGTAAGAAGTGTCCAACGCAGTGGACTGGGGGCGCCGCCCCCAAGTACACCGGTCATCAGCGAAACTGCCGTTGAAGTGCCGCGCCAAGCAGCTGTCGTAGAGCCTGCCGTGATGGCCCGGCTGCAACGCGCCTTGGAGGAAGAGCAACTGTACTTAAATCCGACTCTCTCCTTGGCCGAGCTTTCCGCACACACTGGCCTAGCTCCTCGCCTGATTTCTTTTACCGTGAATAATGGCTTCAATCAGTCCTTCAACGACCTGGTGAATAGTTACCGCGTGGAAGCCGTGAAGCGTCGCCTAGCCAACCCCGCCGATGTGGCGCGGCTCACGCTGCTAGGTATTGCTTACGAATGCGGCTTCAATTCCAAAACCACCTTCAACCGCATTTTCAAGCAGTTTACGGGCGTCGCTCCCAGCGAATACGGCCGCGGCACCTGA